From Miscanthus floridulus cultivar M001 unplaced genomic scaffold, ASM1932011v1 fs_914_1, whole genome shotgun sequence, a single genomic window includes:
- the LOC136533548 gene encoding zinc finger BED domain-containing protein RICESLEEPER 1-like: MSDEQEDIGLSMTINDELRLYGMTGDDEDDIVGDAEELFGRRAAEELNGGTATHPLPVDDADGPNAVQGDTQAAADDGSTSRPNRPSTSVCWEDFEKLYKKVNGKDVRYGARCLHCRKEYSANSKFGTGHLLRHQDSCPKKREKCRMAQSHITFNKDGSMHNWEYSAEVARVQLVRLLARLDLPLRLGETEAWEDYIKTAHNPRYSTISKQTTARDLFKYFNEKRGHLIDDLKNNAISSVAITSDIWSGNAKEDYLSVVGHYINADWQLEKRVLGLRLIDASHNAENIAERVSNVLNDYGVFRF, translated from the exons ATGTCGGATGAGCAGGAGGACATCGGTCTCTCCATGACGATCAACGATGAGTTGCGCCTCTACGGGATGACCGGAGACGACGAGGACGATATTGTTGGGGATGCTGAGGAGCTCTTCGGTCGTCGTGCTGCCGAGGAGCTCAACGGCGGTACTGCTACTCACCCACTTCCCGTCGACGACGCTGACGGCCCCAACGCCGTCCAGGGCGACACTCAAGCCGCTGCTGATGACGGCTCAACCAGCCGGCCTAACCGCCCTTCTACCTCGGTTTGCTGGGAGGATTTCGAGAAGCTCTACAAGAAGGTAAATGGTAAGGATGTCAGGTATGGCGCTCGGTGTCTTCACTGCCGTAAGGAGTACTCTGCTAATTCTAAATTTGGGACTGGCCACCTTCTCCGTCATCAAGACTCTTGCCCTAAAAAGCGTGAGAAATGTCGCATGGCTCAGTCCCACATTACTTTCAATAAGGATGGTAGTATGCATAATTGGGAGTATTCTGCTGAGGTTGCTCGTGTTCAGCTTGTTCGTTTGCTTGCTAGGCTAGATCTTCCCCTACGTCTTGGTGAAACTGAGGCCTGGGAAGATTACATAAAaactgctcataaccctaggtacTCAACTATTTCTAAGCAAACTACAGCTAGAGATCTTTTTAAGTATTTCAATGAGAAGCGTGGTcatttgattgatgatttgaagaacaaTGCCATTTCATCTGTTGCTATTACTTCTGATATTTGGTCTGGAAATGctaaagaagattatttgagtgttgttggtcattacattaatGCTGATTGGCAACTTGAAAAAAGAGTGCTTGGCTTAAGGCTtatagatgcatcacataatgctGAGAACATTGCTGAACGTGTTAGTAATGTGCTTAATGATTATG GAGTATTTAGGTTCTGA